In a single window of the Tepidamorphus gemmatus genome:
- a CDS encoding GcvT family protein: MRTEARVVVIGGGVVGVSTLYHLARKGWSDVVLVERRELTSGSTWHAAGLLPLFNLSYSVGQIHKYSVRFYQELAEETGMDTGFRKVTNVRLARTKTRWDEYMYYAGVARTIGVEVNILTPEDIRRLWPYVNVDGLLGAIQHPEDGYIQPADLTQALARGARNRGAEIYRNTTVTAIAPHPGGGWVVTTDRGEIRAEHVVSATGNFARRTGAMVGLDIPVIPVEHQYIVTEPHPGILEHRRNGGLELCVLRESDSSWYMREEAGGLLLGPYEKGAPCCYLDGPDDQSEYELFQEDLERLEPHIETAIARVPWFGEVGIKKVYNGAIAYTPDGSPIVGPAWDLKNFWLNEGHSFGVTAAGGAGWQLAEWIVEGEPSIDMMGVDPRRFGPYATRGYLKEKNEEAYANVFTPHFPDEERPAGRPLKTSPCYGRMAALGAVFGSVYGWERPNWFAPLDYEVPADELDVDDVLTKHNHPPPDHTGRIREKWSFRRSNYFPFVGEECRTVHEAVGIQDMSAFAKCWITGPGAEAWLDRLLANRIPRTIGRISLCHMLSANGGVRAEFTVYRTGPESFYLVSAGAFERHDHDCLRKLLPADGSVTMTPATTALGVLVIAGPRARDVLQKLTDTDLSTAAFPWLTGKPLSVGRASAHALRVNFVGELGWELHHPIEMQNTIFDLVMEAGKDYGIRPFGIRAMDSLRLEKSYRLIPRELSIEYSAFESGLDRFVHPDKGDFIGRDALLAWRQRGFSNRFVTMEVHGITDADARGSEPILKDGELVGRATSGGYGWRLGKSLALGMVRPDLGEIGTELRIRILGEDYRATVIEDSPFDPANQRLRS; the protein is encoded by the coding sequence ATGAGGACGGAAGCCCGGGTGGTGGTGATCGGCGGCGGCGTGGTGGGTGTCTCGACGCTCTACCACCTGGCGCGCAAGGGCTGGTCGGACGTGGTGCTGGTCGAGCGCAGGGAACTGACCTCCGGCTCGACCTGGCATGCGGCCGGCCTCCTGCCACTGTTCAATCTGTCCTACTCGGTGGGGCAGATCCACAAGTACTCGGTGCGGTTCTACCAGGAACTCGCCGAAGAGACCGGCATGGACACCGGCTTCCGCAAGGTGACCAATGTCCGTCTCGCCCGCACGAAGACCCGCTGGGACGAATACATGTACTATGCGGGGGTCGCCCGCACGATCGGCGTCGAGGTGAACATACTCACCCCCGAGGACATCCGGCGGCTGTGGCCGTATGTCAATGTCGACGGACTGCTGGGAGCGATCCAGCATCCCGAGGACGGCTACATCCAGCCCGCCGACCTGACGCAGGCGCTGGCGCGCGGCGCCCGCAACCGCGGCGCCGAGATCTACCGCAACACCACCGTCACGGCGATCGCGCCGCATCCGGGCGGCGGCTGGGTCGTGACGACCGACAGGGGCGAGATCCGTGCCGAACACGTCGTCTCGGCGACCGGGAACTTCGCGCGCAGGACCGGTGCGATGGTCGGCCTCGACATCCCCGTCATTCCCGTCGAGCACCAGTATATCGTCACCGAACCGCATCCGGGCATCCTGGAGCATCGCAGGAACGGCGGACTCGAGCTGTGCGTGCTGCGGGAGTCGGATTCCTCCTGGTACATGCGGGAGGAGGCGGGCGGCCTCCTGCTCGGTCCCTACGAGAAGGGCGCGCCCTGTTGCTATCTGGACGGGCCGGACGATCAGTCCGAGTACGAGCTGTTCCAGGAGGATCTGGAACGGCTCGAGCCGCATATCGAGACGGCGATCGCGCGCGTGCCGTGGTTCGGCGAGGTCGGCATCAAGAAGGTCTACAACGGCGCCATCGCCTACACGCCGGACGGCTCGCCCATCGTCGGGCCGGCCTGGGATCTGAAGAACTTCTGGCTGAACGAAGGCCATTCCTTCGGCGTCACGGCAGCCGGCGGCGCAGGCTGGCAGCTTGCCGAATGGATCGTCGAGGGCGAGCCCTCGATCGACATGATGGGCGTCGATCCGCGCCGCTTCGGCCCCTACGCCACCCGCGGCTATCTGAAGGAGAAGAACGAGGAAGCCTACGCCAACGTCTTCACCCCGCACTTCCCCGACGAGGAGCGCCCCGCCGGCCGCCCGCTGAAGACGTCGCCGTGCTATGGCCGCATGGCCGCGCTGGGCGCAGTCTTCGGCTCGGTCTACGGCTGGGAACGGCCGAACTGGTTCGCCCCCCTGGACTACGAGGTCCCGGCCGACGAGCTCGACGTCGACGACGTGCTGACCAAGCACAACCATCCCCCGCCCGATCACACCGGGCGCATCCGCGAGAAGTGGTCGTTCCGCCGCTCCAACTACTTCCCCTTCGTCGGGGAGGAATGTCGCACCGTCCATGAGGCTGTCGGCATCCAGGACATGTCGGCCTTCGCCAAGTGCTGGATCACCGGCCCCGGCGCCGAAGCCTGGCTCGACCGGCTGCTGGCGAACCGCATCCCGCGGACCATCGGTCGCATCAGCCTCTGCCACATGCTGTCGGCGAATGGTGGCGTCCGGGCGGAGTTCACCGTCTACCGGACCGGTCCCGAGAGCTTCTATCTGGTGTCGGCCGGCGCCTTCGAGCGCCATGACCACGACTGCCTGCGCAAGCTGCTGCCCGCCGACGGCAGCGTCACGATGACGCCGGCGACGACCGCGCTGGGCGTGCTGGTGATCGCCGGTCCGCGCGCCCGGGACGTCCTGCAGAAGCTCACCGACACCGACCTGTCGACTGCTGCCTTCCCGTGGCTGACCGGCAAGCCGCTGTCGGTCGGGCGCGCCTCGGCGCATGCGCTCCGGGTCAATTTCGTCGGCGAGCTCGGCTGGGAGCTGCATCATCCGATCGAGATGCAGAACACGATCTTCGATCTCGTCATGGAGGCGGGCAAGGACTACGGCATCCGCCCGTTCGGCATCCGCGCAATGGATTCGCTCAGGCTGGAGAAGTCCTACCGGCTGATCCCGCGCGAACTGTCGATCGAGTATTCGGCCTTCGAATCCGGGCTCGACCGCTTCGTTCATCCCGACAAGGGCGACTTCATCGGCCGCGACGCACTGCTGGCGTGGCGGCAGCGGGGATTCTCCAACCGCTTCGTGACGATGGAGGTGCACGGCATCACCGATGCCGATGCGCGCGGCTCGGAACCGATCCTGAAGGATGGCGAGCTGGTCGGCCGCGCCACGTCGGGCGGCTACGGCTGGCGGCTGGGCAAGTCGCTGGCGCTCGGCATGGTTCGCCCGGATCTCGGCGAGATCGGGACGGAGCTTCGAATCCGCATCCTCGGCGAGGACTACCGCGCGACCGTGATCGAGGACTCGCCCTTCGACCCGGCGAACCAGCGGCTGCGGAGCTGA